A portion of the Pomacea canaliculata isolate SZHN2017 linkage group LG13, ASM307304v1, whole genome shotgun sequence genome contains these proteins:
- the LOC112553689 gene encoding uncharacterized protein LOC112553689 produces the protein MKVILPFVTLTLAGLVAADVVKRSDDVSPLQVVVNNLSQDVTTLLARITALENSIERKASFLGQLPTTTDGRTNVPNQVPIHFSEVFDLGDGFNPVTGVYTAKYSGVYVINFQMYPDFTNEDFQVDLKMNGNLLVRSRTTEVTTYAASVSSGVSVRVRAGDQLWVETSREGIYWGSVHSFLSITLVTPEA, from the exons ATGAAAGTAATCTTACCTTTCGTGACCTTGACACTGGCGGGTCTGGTAGCAGCAGATGTCGTCAAACGGTCAGACGATGTCAGTCCACTACAAGTTGTGGTCAACAATCTCTCGCAG GATGTCACAACATTACTGGCAAGAATCACAGCACTAGAAAATTCTATAG aACGGAAGGCGTCGTTTCTCGGTCAGCTGCCCACAACCACTGACGGACGGACCAACGTGCCAAATCAGGTTCCCATCCATTTCTCTGAAGTCTTTGACCTCGGAGATGGCTTTAACCCCGTGACAGGAGTGTACACAGCCAAGTACTCGGGAGTCTATGTCATCAACTTCCAGATGTACCCAGACTTCACTAACGAGGACTTTCAGGTTGACCTGAAGATGAATGGCAACCTTCTGGTGAGATCCCGCACCACCGAGGTCACAACCTACGCAGCCTCCGTGTCGTCAGGCGTGTCCGTGCGTGTCCGGGCCGGCGATCAACTCTGGGTGGAGACCTCCAGGGAGGGCATTTACTGGGGTAGTGTTCATTCCTTCCTCTCCATCACTCTGGTTACTCCTGAGGCTTAA
- the LOC112553687 gene encoding uncharacterized protein LOC112553687 produces MFESSIKMCNKHHSQFDKVVVYRSDVVIYIDDTPVYLLTSLLPSTNPWVEHTSVICGLTGCSDTSRSQRKEQIYLLWSTIMKMYLLLVIFASAGVTAASHVVKRSDDVNPLQVVVSKLSQDVEALVARVAALENSEESRAAFLGQLPMPSDGKVNVPDLVPIRFTEVFDLGDGFDPTTGVYSVKYSGIYAINFQMFPDFTGRFAVDLKVNGNILVRARGPDVTSQYPPSCSSGVSARVKAGDKVWLETFAQGLYWGSYHSFLSITLLHLDA; encoded by the exons ATGTTTGAGTCATCAATCAAGATGTGTAATAAACACCACTCACAGTTTGACAAGGTAGTCGTCTACAGGTCGGATGTGGTTATCTACATTGACGACACACCTGTGTACCTGCTTACTTCTCTCCTGCCCTCTACAAATCCATGGGTGGAACACACATCAGTCATTTGTGGTCTGACTGGGTGCTCAGACACTTCTCGCTCTCAAAG aaaagaacaaatttatCTTCTTTGGAGTACCATTATGAAGATGTATTTACTTTTGGTGATCTTTGCATCTGCGGGTGTGACAGCTGCAAGTCACGTGGTCAAACGGTCCGATGATGTAAACCCACTGCAAGTTGTGGTTAGCAAACTCTCGCAG GATGTCGAAGCCTTAGTGGCAAGAGTCGCAGCTTTGGAAAATTCTGAAG AGTCAAGAGCGGCGTTTCTAGGTCAGCTTCCTATGCCTAGTGACGGAAAGGTCAACGTCCCTGACCTTGTTCCCATCCGCTTTACTGAGGTCTTCGACCTCGGAGACGGATTTGACCCGACCACTGGCGTGTACTCGGTCAAGTATTCTGGAATCTACGCCATCAACTTCCAGATGTTCCCGGACTTTACTGGACGTTTCGCAGTTGACCTCAAGGTGAACGGCAACATCCTCGTGAGAGCCCGGGGGCCTGACGTCACCAGCCAGTACCCGCCCTCCTGCTCGTCGGGTGTGTCGGCGCGGGTCAAGGCCGGAGACAAGGTGTGGCTGGAGACATTCGCACAGGGCTTGTACTGGGGCTCCTACCATTCCTTCCTGTCCATCACGCTCCTCCACCTGGATGCGTAA
- the LOC112553690 gene encoding uncharacterized protein LOC112553690, with protein MKMLLLMVTLTLAVVVAADVVKRSDDVSPLQVVVNNLSQDVTTLLARITALENSIERKASFLGQLPITSDGRTNVPKQAPIHFSEVFDLGDGFNPVTGVYTAKYSGVYVINFQMFPDFTNEGFQVDLKMNGNLLVRSRTTEITTYAASVSSGVSVRVRAADQLWVETSMEGMYWGRVHSFLSITLVTPEA; from the exons ATGAAGATGCTGCTACTCATGGTGACCTTGACATTGGCGGTTGTGGTAGCAGCAGACGTCGTCAAACGGTCAGACGATGTCAGCCCACTGCAAGTTGTGGTCAACAATCTCTCGCAG GATGTCACAACATTACTGGCAAGAATCACAGCACTAGAAAATTCTATAg aACGGAAGGCGTCGTTTCTCGGTCAGCTGCCCATAACCAGTGATGGACGGACCAACGTGCCAAAACAAGCTCCCATCCATTTCTCTGAAGTCTTTGACCTCGGAGATGGCTTCAACCCCGTGACAGGAGTGTACACAGCCAAGTACTCGGGAGTCTATGTCATCAACTTCCAGATGTTCCCAGATTTCACTAACGAGGGCTTTCAGGTTGACCTAAAGATGAATGGCAACCTTCTGGTGAGATCCCGAACGACTGAGATCACAACCTACGCAGCCTCCGTGTCGTCAGGCGTGTCTGTGCGTGTCCGGGCCGCCGACCAACTCTGGGTGGAGACCTCCATGGAGGGCATGTACTGGGGTAGGGTTCATTCCTTCCTCTCTATCACTCTGGTTACTCCTGAGGCTTAA